Proteins encoded within one genomic window of Agelaius phoeniceus isolate bAgePho1 chromosome Z, bAgePho1.hap1, whole genome shotgun sequence:
- the UBAP1 gene encoding ubiquitin-associated protein 1 isoform X2 codes for MASKKLGSDSHGPFSYLDDVPFKIGDKFKTPAKVGLPIGFCLSDSSQLVREAQYDFSLEKKTIEWAEDIKKIQAAQREAERKAEEALANPKAAPEDSTKMGFSEGPCPEAMPPPINPILASLQHNNILTPTPANTSSVKQKVLSPPRPKADFNPADFECEEDPFDKLELKTINDKEELKNILEIHVGTTGPIVAQLLDNTLPKGGSESVLQDEEVLASIEKATLDFKPLHKPNGFITLPQLGNCEKMSLSSKVSLSPITSVSNIKSLSFPKLDSDEGDQKSSKLTSTFHSTTCLRNGTLLSSLQTCAQSKASELNGHHMLGLSALNEDSGRETLSSSSRLSSLAVSTVCTEEESSQSPSTTVNTEWSGTGVHPDYQETENPVVTHQNFAVSQVPNNSSCTKWPGGLAAELQQGLSPSERHCVETVVNMGYSPENVLKAMKKKGQNIDQVLDYLFAHGQLCEKGFDPLLVEAALEMHQCSEEKITELLQLMSQFKEMGFELKDIKEVLLLHNNDQHNALEDLMARAGAS; via the exons TATGACTTCTcgctggaaaagaaaacaatcgAGTGGGCTGAAGACATCAAAAAAAttcaggctgcccagagagaaGCTGAACGCAAGGCAGAAGAAGCTCTAGCAAACCCaaaagcagctccagaggacAGCACCAAGATGGGGTTCTCAGAGGGACCTTGCCCTGAAGCCATGCCTCCTCCTATTAACCCCATCCTTGCTAGCCTGCAGCACAATAATATTCTGACTCCTACTCCAGCCAACACCAGCTCTGTGAAGCAAAAGGTCCTCAGTCCACCTCGTCCAAAGGCAGATTTCAACCCAGCTGATTTTGAATGTGAAGAAGACCCGTTTGACAAACTGGAATTAAAAACTATCAATGATAAGgaggaattaaaaaatatcCTTGAAATTCATGTTGGTACTACTGGGCCGATTGTTGCCCAGCTGTTAGATAATACCTTGCCTAAAGGAGGGTCTGAGTCTGTGTTGCAAGATGAGGAAGTTTTGGCATCCATAGAAAAGGCCACGTTGGACTTCAAACCCCTTCACAAACCCAATGGCTTTATCACTTTGCCACAGTTGGGAAACTGTGAAAAGATGTCCTTGTCTTCCAAAGTGTCCCTTTCCCCCATCACTTCAGTGAGCAATATCAAATCCCTGTCATTCCCTAAGCTTGACTCCGATGAGGGGGATCAGAAATCATCAAAGCTCACGAGCACTTTCCACAGCACTACCTGTCTCCGCAACGGCACTTTGCTTAGCTCCTTGCAGACCTGTGCTCAGAGCAAAGCCAGTGAACTGAATGGACACCATATGCTTGGTCTTTCCGCTCTAAATGAGGACAGTGGCAGGGAGACATTATCCTCTTCATCCAGGCTGTCATCCCTGGCTGTTTCGACTGTTTGTACAGAAGAAGAATCATCTCAAAGCCCATCGACTACGGTAAACACAGAGTGGAGTGGAACTGGG GTACACCCAGACTACCAGGAAACAGAAAACCCTGTG GTAACACACCAAAACTTTGCAGTGTCTCAAGTGCCCAATAATAGCAGCTGCACGAAGTGGCCGGGCGGTCTCgcggctgagctgcagcagggcctctCCCCCAGCGAGAGGCACTGTGTGGAGACTGTGGTCAACATGGGCTACTCGCCTGAGAACGTCCTGAAAGCCATGAAGAAGAAGGGACAGAACATAGATCAG GTTTTAGATTACCTGTTTGCACATGGACAGCTTTGTGAGAAGGGCTTTGATCCACTTCTTGTTGAAGCAGCTTTGGAAATGCACCAGTGTTCAGAGGAGAAG ATCACAGAACTTCTCCAATTAATGAGTCAATTCAAAGAAATGGGCTTTGAACTCAAAGACATTAAGGAGGTCTTATTATTACACAACAACGACCAACACAATGCTTTGGAAGATCTAATGGCCCGTGCAGGAGCCAGCTGA
- the UBAP1 gene encoding ubiquitin-associated protein 1 isoform X1: MASKKLGSDSHGPFSYLDDVPFKIGDKFKTPAKVGLPIGFCLSDSSQLVREAQYDFSLEKKTIEWAEDIKKIQAAQREAERKAEEALANPKAAPEDSTKMGFSEGPCPEAMPPPINPILASLQHNNILTPTPANTSSVKQKVLSPPRPKADFNPADFECEEDPFDKLELKTINDKEELKNILEIHVGTTGPIVAQLLDNTLPKGGSESVLQDEEVLASIEKATLDFKPLHKPNGFITLPQLGNCEKMSLSSKVSLSPITSVSNIKSLSFPKLDSDEGDQKSSKLTSTFHSTTCLRNGTLLSSLQTCAQSKASELNGHHMLGLSALNEDSGRETLSSSSRLSSLAVSTVCTEEESSQSPSTTVNTEWSGTGQVHPDYQETENPVVTHQNFAVSQVPNNSSCTKWPGGLAAELQQGLSPSERHCVETVVNMGYSPENVLKAMKKKGQNIDQVLDYLFAHGQLCEKGFDPLLVEAALEMHQCSEEKITELLQLMSQFKEMGFELKDIKEVLLLHNNDQHNALEDLMARAGAS, translated from the exons TATGACTTCTcgctggaaaagaaaacaatcgAGTGGGCTGAAGACATCAAAAAAAttcaggctgcccagagagaaGCTGAACGCAAGGCAGAAGAAGCTCTAGCAAACCCaaaagcagctccagaggacAGCACCAAGATGGGGTTCTCAGAGGGACCTTGCCCTGAAGCCATGCCTCCTCCTATTAACCCCATCCTTGCTAGCCTGCAGCACAATAATATTCTGACTCCTACTCCAGCCAACACCAGCTCTGTGAAGCAAAAGGTCCTCAGTCCACCTCGTCCAAAGGCAGATTTCAACCCAGCTGATTTTGAATGTGAAGAAGACCCGTTTGACAAACTGGAATTAAAAACTATCAATGATAAGgaggaattaaaaaatatcCTTGAAATTCATGTTGGTACTACTGGGCCGATTGTTGCCCAGCTGTTAGATAATACCTTGCCTAAAGGAGGGTCTGAGTCTGTGTTGCAAGATGAGGAAGTTTTGGCATCCATAGAAAAGGCCACGTTGGACTTCAAACCCCTTCACAAACCCAATGGCTTTATCACTTTGCCACAGTTGGGAAACTGTGAAAAGATGTCCTTGTCTTCCAAAGTGTCCCTTTCCCCCATCACTTCAGTGAGCAATATCAAATCCCTGTCATTCCCTAAGCTTGACTCCGATGAGGGGGATCAGAAATCATCAAAGCTCACGAGCACTTTCCACAGCACTACCTGTCTCCGCAACGGCACTTTGCTTAGCTCCTTGCAGACCTGTGCTCAGAGCAAAGCCAGTGAACTGAATGGACACCATATGCTTGGTCTTTCCGCTCTAAATGAGGACAGTGGCAGGGAGACATTATCCTCTTCATCCAGGCTGTCATCCCTGGCTGTTTCGACTGTTTGTACAGAAGAAGAATCATCTCAAAGCCCATCGACTACGGTAAACACAGAGTGGAGTGGAACTGGG CAGGTACACCCAGACTACCAGGAAACAGAAAACCCTGTG GTAACACACCAAAACTTTGCAGTGTCTCAAGTGCCCAATAATAGCAGCTGCACGAAGTGGCCGGGCGGTCTCgcggctgagctgcagcagggcctctCCCCCAGCGAGAGGCACTGTGTGGAGACTGTGGTCAACATGGGCTACTCGCCTGAGAACGTCCTGAAAGCCATGAAGAAGAAGGGACAGAACATAGATCAG GTTTTAGATTACCTGTTTGCACATGGACAGCTTTGTGAGAAGGGCTTTGATCCACTTCTTGTTGAAGCAGCTTTGGAAATGCACCAGTGTTCAGAGGAGAAG ATCACAGAACTTCTCCAATTAATGAGTCAATTCAAAGAAATGGGCTTTGAACTCAAAGACATTAAGGAGGTCTTATTATTACACAACAACGACCAACACAATGCTTTGGAAGATCTAATGGCCCGTGCAGGAGCCAGCTGA
- the UBAP1 gene encoding ubiquitin-associated protein 1 isoform X3, which produces MASKKLGSDSHGPFSYLDDVPFKIGDKFKTPAKVGLPIGFCLSDSSQLVREAQYDFSLEKKTIEWAEDIKKIQAAQREAERKAEEALANPKAAPEDSTKMGFSEGPCPEAMPPPINPILASLQHNNILTPTPANTSSVKQKVLSPPRPKADFNPADFECEEDPFDKLELKTINDKEELKNILEIHVGTTGPIVAQLLDNTLPKGGSESVLQDEEVLASIEKATLDFKPLHKPNGFITLPQLGNCEKMSLSSKVSLSPITSVSNIKSLSFPKLDSDEGDQKSSKLTSTFHSTTCLRNGTLLSSLQTCAQSKASELNGHHMLGLSALNEDSGRETLSSSSRLSSLAVSTVCTEEESSQSPSTTQVHPDYQETENPVVTHQNFAVSQVPNNSSCTKWPGGLAAELQQGLSPSERHCVETVVNMGYSPENVLKAMKKKGQNIDQVLDYLFAHGQLCEKGFDPLLVEAALEMHQCSEEKITELLQLMSQFKEMGFELKDIKEVLLLHNNDQHNALEDLMARAGAS; this is translated from the exons TATGACTTCTcgctggaaaagaaaacaatcgAGTGGGCTGAAGACATCAAAAAAAttcaggctgcccagagagaaGCTGAACGCAAGGCAGAAGAAGCTCTAGCAAACCCaaaagcagctccagaggacAGCACCAAGATGGGGTTCTCAGAGGGACCTTGCCCTGAAGCCATGCCTCCTCCTATTAACCCCATCCTTGCTAGCCTGCAGCACAATAATATTCTGACTCCTACTCCAGCCAACACCAGCTCTGTGAAGCAAAAGGTCCTCAGTCCACCTCGTCCAAAGGCAGATTTCAACCCAGCTGATTTTGAATGTGAAGAAGACCCGTTTGACAAACTGGAATTAAAAACTATCAATGATAAGgaggaattaaaaaatatcCTTGAAATTCATGTTGGTACTACTGGGCCGATTGTTGCCCAGCTGTTAGATAATACCTTGCCTAAAGGAGGGTCTGAGTCTGTGTTGCAAGATGAGGAAGTTTTGGCATCCATAGAAAAGGCCACGTTGGACTTCAAACCCCTTCACAAACCCAATGGCTTTATCACTTTGCCACAGTTGGGAAACTGTGAAAAGATGTCCTTGTCTTCCAAAGTGTCCCTTTCCCCCATCACTTCAGTGAGCAATATCAAATCCCTGTCATTCCCTAAGCTTGACTCCGATGAGGGGGATCAGAAATCATCAAAGCTCACGAGCACTTTCCACAGCACTACCTGTCTCCGCAACGGCACTTTGCTTAGCTCCTTGCAGACCTGTGCTCAGAGCAAAGCCAGTGAACTGAATGGACACCATATGCTTGGTCTTTCCGCTCTAAATGAGGACAGTGGCAGGGAGACATTATCCTCTTCATCCAGGCTGTCATCCCTGGCTGTTTCGACTGTTTGTACAGAAGAAGAATCATCTCAAAGCCCATCGACTACG CAGGTACACCCAGACTACCAGGAAACAGAAAACCCTGTG GTAACACACCAAAACTTTGCAGTGTCTCAAGTGCCCAATAATAGCAGCTGCACGAAGTGGCCGGGCGGTCTCgcggctgagctgcagcagggcctctCCCCCAGCGAGAGGCACTGTGTGGAGACTGTGGTCAACATGGGCTACTCGCCTGAGAACGTCCTGAAAGCCATGAAGAAGAAGGGACAGAACATAGATCAG GTTTTAGATTACCTGTTTGCACATGGACAGCTTTGTGAGAAGGGCTTTGATCCACTTCTTGTTGAAGCAGCTTTGGAAATGCACCAGTGTTCAGAGGAGAAG ATCACAGAACTTCTCCAATTAATGAGTCAATTCAAAGAAATGGGCTTTGAACTCAAAGACATTAAGGAGGTCTTATTATTACACAACAACGACCAACACAATGCTTTGGAAGATCTAATGGCCCGTGCAGGAGCCAGCTGA